Proteins encoded together in one Solanum lycopersicum chromosome 7, SLM_r2.1 window:
- the LOC138337360 gene encoding uncharacterized protein, with protein MPASFAKRMDIWLGTVHKIEVRLEVMQSLGLIPRMLLQPSLLRGTNSKPSRAWRSRRSVLMWSQGVQVDPRKTEAVKNWPRPLTLINICSFLGLVGCSWRVFLPLLPNNKVGLGCVLMQHGKVIVYASRQLKVHEKNYPSHDLDLAAMRELNLRQRRWLKLLKDYDMSVHYHPGKENIVDDALIMLIMRSTTHIDDGKNELVKDLYRLPRLGVRLIDSTSGSVSVHPSSVSSLVVEVKKVQHLDIVLMDLKDLVLITMNESFPLGGDVILRYQDKFCVLDVDDLWITILQRPMVKAEHLNLGGLTQMIEVPTWKWEAINMDFLVDELSSHRISGDPSIRAQARRMAPFEALYGRRCRSPVWWFKVGESSIFGLEIVHEALEKRVGEVAYELSLPMELASVHLVIHVSMLKKSLGDPPLILHVEGLGVDEDLPYE; from the exons ATGCCTGCTTCGTTTGCGAAAAGAATGGACATCTGGTTAGGGACTGTCCACAAGATAGAGGTCAGGCTGGAGGTAATGCAAAGCCTAGGCCTAATCCCCAGAATGCTGCTGCAGCCgagcctcctaagaggaacaAATTCTAAGCCTTCAAGGGCATGGAGGAGTAGGAGAAGTGTGttgatgtggtcacag GGTGTGCAGGTGGACCCCAGGAAGACTGAGGCTGTTAAAAACTGGCCAAGGCCTCTTACTCTCATTAATATCTGTAGCTTTCTTGGATTGGTTGGTTGTTCgtggagggtttttcttccattgcttcccaataaCAA ggttggtttgggttgtgttcttatgcaacatggtaaggtgatagtCTATGCATCcagacaactcaaggttcatgagaagaattatccttCTCATGACCTGGACTTAGCAGCTATG agggagttgaatctacgtcagcGGAGATGGTTAAAGctattgaaggactatgacatgagtgtccactaccatccagggaaggaaaatattGTAGATGATGCTTTAATCATGTTGATCATGAGGAGTACAACCCACATTGATGATGGGAAGAATGAGTTGGTTAAGGATTTATACAGACTTCCCAGACTGGGTGTGCGGTTgattgactctactagtgggagTGTTTCAGTTCACCCTAGTTCTGTATCATCAttggtagttgaagtcaagaaggTTCAACATCTTGATATTGTGTTAATGGATTTGAAGGACTTAGTGCTAATAacgatgaatgagtcttttccTTTGGGAGGTGACGTCATACTTAGGTACCAGGACAAGTTTTGTGTACtagatgttgatgatttgtgGATCACGATAttgcagaggcccatg GTTAAGGCGGAGCACCTTAATCTTGGTGGTCTCACTCAGATGattgaggttccgacttggaaatgggaggccattaacATGGACTTCTTAGTTG ACGAGCTCAGTTCACATCGCATTTCTGGCGATCCTTCCATAAGAGCTCAGGCACGCAG GatggcaccgtttgaggcactgtatggtaggaggtgtaggtctccagtTTGGTGGTTCAAGGTTGGAGAATCATCCATTTTTGGTCTAGAGATCgttcatgaggccttagagaag cgtgtgggtgaggtggcctatgagttgtCTTTGCCTAtggagctagcttctgttcatctagtaattcatgtctctatgttaaagaagaGCCTTGGTGATCCACCATTGATTCTGCATgtagaaggtttgggggttgatgAAGACTTGCCGTATGAGTAG